The Pseudomonas extremaustralis genome contains a region encoding:
- a CDS encoding NAD(P) transhydrogenase subunit alpha — protein MEELISPGIYNLIIFVLAIYVGYHVVWNVTPALHTPLMAVTNAISAIVIVGAMLAAALTVTPLGKTMGTLAVALAAVNVFGGFLVTRRMLEMFKKKAPKAKEEVQP, from the coding sequence ATGGAAGAGCTTATCTCCCCCGGTATCTACAACCTGATCATCTTTGTGCTGGCGATTTATGTCGGTTATCACGTGGTCTGGAACGTTACCCCCGCACTGCACACGCCGTTGATGGCCGTGACCAACGCAATCTCGGCGATCGTGATCGTCGGCGCCATGCTGGCCGCCGCCCTGACCGTGACGCCACTGGGCAAGACCATGGGCACCCTGGCCGTGGCCCTGGCGGCGGTCAACGTGTTCGGCGGCTTCCTGGTGACTCGCAGGATGCTTGAGATGTTCAAGAAGAAAGCGCCCAAAGCTAAAGAAGAGGTGCAACCGTAA